In Anaerolineales bacterium, one genomic interval encodes:
- a CDS encoding F0F1 ATP synthase subunit alpha — translation MLLRLIRQAVRRHQYRVEHRDVGTVQHIGSGVATISGLRQAGVDELVEFPTGVRGMVLTLDHDRVHAILLGSDEGVHGGDLVTASGGRLRIPVGADLAGRVITPLGEPIDGRGLIEASDEYLLERDAPGIVDRRPVHRPLHTGLKVIDALLPIGCGQRELIVGNRQTGKTALAIDAILNQRETKVYCIYVAIGQKSSSTLSVIRTLRTEGALEYTTVVVSSPDDPPALRYLAPYAGCSIAEYMTHQLKRDTLVVYDDLNRHADAYRELSLLLRRPPGREAYPGDIFYLHARLLERAGQLSADSGGGSLSALPIVELQRGNISSYIPTNLISITDGQIVLDGDLFNKNVKPAVDIGLSVSRVGGAAQTPAMRKVAGRIRLELAQYDEVARFARFGTDLDEHTRRQIRRGQRLQNLLTQPVNRPMSLGRQVAVLYAAGREPFEDVPPEEARAYEQRLVEFLEDRHLEILNAVQREGRLEGETAAELEEALEEFDRSAEAMRE, via the coding sequence ATGCTCCTGCGCCTGATCCGCCAGGCGGTGCGGCGCCACCAGTACCGGGTGGAGCACCGCGACGTCGGCACGGTGCAGCACATCGGCAGCGGGGTGGCGACGATCTCCGGGCTGCGCCAGGCGGGCGTGGACGAGTTGGTGGAATTCCCCACCGGGGTGCGGGGGATGGTGTTGACCCTCGACCACGACCGTGTGCACGCCATCCTGCTGGGAAGCGACGAAGGCGTGCACGGCGGCGACCTGGTGACGGCCAGCGGGGGGCGGCTGAGGATCCCGGTGGGCGCGGACCTGGCCGGGCGGGTGATCACCCCGCTGGGGGAGCCGATCGACGGACGCGGTCTGATCGAAGCCTCGGACGAGTATCTGCTCGAACGCGACGCGCCCGGAATCGTCGACCGCCGGCCGGTCCACCGGCCGTTGCACACCGGCCTCAAGGTGATCGACGCCTTGCTGCCAATCGGCTGCGGCCAGCGCGAATTGATCGTCGGCAACCGGCAGACCGGGAAGACCGCCCTGGCGATTGACGCCATTCTCAACCAGCGCGAGACGAAGGTCTACTGCATCTACGTCGCGATCGGGCAGAAGAGCTCTTCGACCCTCTCCGTCATCCGCACCCTGCGGACCGAAGGGGCGCTCGAGTACACCACGGTGGTGGTTTCCAGCCCCGACGATCCGCCGGCCCTGCGCTACCTGGCGCCCTACGCGGGCTGCTCGATCGCCGAATACATGACCCACCAATTGAAGCGGGATACGCTGGTGGTGTATGACGACCTCAACCGGCATGCCGACGCTTACCGTGAGCTGAGCCTGCTGCTGCGCCGTCCTCCGGGCCGGGAGGCGTATCCCGGCGACATCTTCTACCTGCACGCGCGGCTGCTGGAGCGCGCCGGCCAGCTTTCCGCGGATTCCGGCGGCGGCTCGCTCTCGGCCCTGCCGATCGTGGAATTACAGCGCGGGAACATCTCCTCCTACATCCCCACCAACCTGATCTCGATCACCGACGGGCAGATCGTGCTCGACGGCGACCTGTTTAACAAGAACGTCAAGCCGGCGGTCGACATCGGGCTTTCGGTTTCGCGGGTGGGCGGAGCCGCGCAAACCCCGGCCATGCGCAAGGTGGCGGGCCGCATCCGGCTGGAGCTGGCGCAATACGACGAGGTGGCGCGCTTCGCCCGCTTCGGCACCGATCTGGACGAGCACACCCGCCGGCAGATCCGCCGCGGGCAGCGCCTGCAGAACCTGCTGACCCAGCCGGTGAACCGCCCGATGAGCCTCGGCCGCCAGGTGGCGGTGCTTTACGCCGCCGGCAGGGAGCCCTTCGAAGACGTCCCCCCCGAGGAGGCCCGCGCCTACGAACAGCGCCTGGTGGAATTTCTGGAGGACAGGCACCTCGAAATTCTCAACGCCGTCCAGCGCGAAGGCCGGCTTGAGGGGGAGACGGCGGCGGAGCTGGAGGAAGCCCTGGAAGAGTTCGACCGGTCCGCCGAAGCGATGCGGGAGTGA
- a CDS encoding F0F1 ATP synthase subunit gamma, whose translation MESKSGDRLENIRSVEPILDALRTIALGNWHAALRRREWVLEFARRTGGILAEIPSGAKPPAAEADAGGRQTAALVIGSERGLCGSFNRVLAERTAEYLEDRARRGESVRLYAAGSLAARTLERMGMETERFKVSATAALPTFETADALARDWLSAYEAQEVDRVDAIYNAYLGAGRNETRIVRLIPPQIPRRPAAEADEAGFAPILETEPLGLIVRVVLLQLSAQVYACLLESSAAENSARFQLLEEARQNIDRLVEELEAEAAQAHRQSITRELQILAAGSGLLRGE comes from the coding sequence ATGGAATCCAAAAGCGGCGACCGGCTCGAAAACATCCGCAGCGTCGAACCGATTCTCGACGCCCTGCGGACCATCGCGCTCGGCAACTGGCACGCCGCCCTGAGGCGGCGGGAATGGGTTTTGGAATTCGCCCGGCGCACCGGCGGGATCCTGGCGGAGATTCCGTCCGGGGCCAAGCCGCCGGCGGCGGAGGCGGACGCCGGCGGACGCCAGACGGCCGCGCTGGTGATCGGGAGCGAACGCGGATTGTGCGGTTCGTTTAACCGGGTTCTGGCGGAGCGGACCGCGGAATACCTGGAAGACCGCGCCCGGCGCGGGGAATCCGTGCGTTTGTACGCGGCCGGATCGCTCGCGGCGCGGACCCTGGAACGGATGGGCATGGAGACCGAGCGCTTCAAGGTTTCCGCAACCGCCGCCCTGCCCACGTTCGAGACGGCCGACGCGTTGGCGCGGGATTGGCTTTCCGCTTACGAAGCGCAAGAAGTGGACCGGGTGGACGCGATCTACAACGCTTATCTTGGAGCGGGGCGGAACGAGACGAGGATCGTGCGGTTGATTCCGCCGCAGATTCCCCGCCGCCCGGCCGCGGAAGCGGATGAGGCGGGGTTCGCCCCGATCCTGGAAACCGAACCGCTCGGGCTGATCGTCCGGGTGGTTCTGTTGCAGCTGTCGGCGCAGGTCTACGCCTGCCTGCTTGAATCCTCCGCGGCCGAGAATTCCGCGCGCTTCCAACTGCTGGAGGAAGCTCGGCAGAACATCGACCGCCTGGTGGAGGAACTCGAAGCGGAGGCCGCCCAGGCTCACCGCCAATCCATCACCCGGGAGTTACAGATCCTGGCCGCCGGGTCGGGATTGTTGCGCGGGGAGTGA
- a CDS encoding cyclic-di-AMP receptor, giving the protein MKMIMAIVPKMEAESVLDHLVDAGFTATYMESRGRIMRQSQLTLYIAVSDANVETVMNIIRENCHSKIRINPVRRGDGKAGGEAAVQADVGGAVIFLWSLDAVRTG; this is encoded by the coding sequence ATGAAAATGATCATGGCAATCGTCCCGAAGATGGAAGCCGAGTCGGTGCTGGATCACCTGGTGGATGCCGGGTTCACCGCCACCTACATGGAAAGCCGCGGCCGGATTATGCGGCAATCGCAGTTGACCCTCTATATCGCGGTCAGCGACGCGAACGTGGAAACGGTGATGAATATCATCCGCGAAAACTGCCACTCGAAGATCCGGATCAACCCGGTCCGCCGGGGAGACGGCAAGGCGGGCGGGGAAGCCGCGGTGCAGGCGGACGTCGGCGGAGCGGTGATCTTCCTGTGGAGCCTGGACGCCGTCCGGACCGGCTGA
- a CDS encoding pilus assembly protein, protein MKTGMLTDHRASSMAEAAISMPVVLLVLMFAINASLAAYTGVAAANAVNYGARIGSVTRENAEQWAKEAVKRAWDQSGAGGAFSYSVLVGERPNGVVMVTGRWSYPTILSGLCEVFGGSCPSNFQGTVTAVYRKEGY, encoded by the coding sequence ATGAAAACGGGGATGCTGACCGATCACCGCGCCTCGAGCATGGCCGAGGCGGCGATCTCGATGCCGGTGGTTCTGCTGGTGCTGATGTTCGCGATCAACGCCTCGCTGGCGGCCTACACCGGCGTGGCGGCGGCAAACGCGGTGAACTACGGCGCGCGGATCGGATCGGTCACGCGCGAGAACGCGGAGCAGTGGGCCAAGGAGGCGGTCAAGCGGGCGTGGGATCAATCCGGCGCGGGCGGGGCGTTTTCCTATTCGGTGCTGGTGGGCGAGCGGCCGAACGGGGTGGTGATGGTGACGGGGCGCTGGAGCTATCCGACGATCCTCTCCGGGCTGTGCGAGGTGTTCGGCGGCTCGTGCCCCTCGAACTTCCAGGGTACGGTGACGGCGGTCTACCGCAAAGAGGGGTACTGA